The following coding sequences lie in one Acidobacteriota bacterium genomic window:
- a CDS encoding ChbG/HpnK family deacetylase encodes MKKLIVNADDFGLTEGVNRAILDGHKNGIITSTTLMANGVAFDSAVTAITTAPALGVGVHLNLTQGRPVSPASQVPSIVTSEGDFCPGPGILARQILTRRVRLGEVETELRSQIDKVLSTGTRITHLDSHKHIHLLPQIFSVVVKLAREYRIGCIRCPVEPASSALGPLLSGRSGWMRMSRQFLLGRALSTLATLQAKKVVEAGLHRPDRLFGLSQTGFLDVTILGTLLRGLPKGTSELMCHPGYVDEALLSTPTRLRVERETELGALTNKRIRELVTGLEIELISYDRL; translated from the coding sequence ATGAAAAAGCTGATTGTGAACGCTGACGACTTCGGTCTGACCGAAGGAGTAAACCGGGCCATTCTTGACGGCCACAAGAACGGCATCATCACCAGCACGACGCTGATGGCAAACGGCGTGGCCTTTGATTCCGCCGTGACAGCCATTACAACTGCGCCGGCTCTTGGCGTTGGCGTCCACCTCAACTTGACGCAGGGGCGCCCGGTCTCTCCAGCCTCCCAGGTTCCTTCAATTGTCACGTCCGAAGGGGATTTTTGTCCAGGTCCGGGGATCCTGGCACGGCAAATTCTTACGCGAAGGGTCAGGCTTGGCGAGGTCGAGACAGAACTTCGAAGCCAGATTGATAAGGTTTTATCGACTGGGACCCGCATCACCCACCTGGACAGCCACAAACATATCCATTTGCTGCCCCAAATCTTCAGCGTGGTGGTCAAGCTCGCCCGGGAATATAGGATCGGCTGCATCCGTTGCCCCGTTGAGCCAGCTTCAAGCGCGCTTGGGCCTCTGCTTTCGGGGCGCAGTGGATGGATGCGCATGAGCAGGCAATTCCTGTTAGGCCGGGCGCTTTCTACACTTGCTACACTCCAGGCGAAAAAAGTTGTGGAGGCAGGCCTGCATCGGCCGGACCGCCTTTTCGGGCTTAGTCAAACGGGCTTTCTGGATGTCACAATTCTGGGAACGCTTCTCCGTGGGCTACCGAAGGGAACAAGCGAGTTGATGTGCCATCCCGGTTATGTTGACGAGGCACTGCTGTCAACCCCCACACGGCTCCGTGTTGAGAGGGAAACGGAACTTGGGGCTCTCACCAACAAGCGCATCCGCGAGCTTGTGACAGGTCTGGAAATTGAGCTTATTTCCTATGACAGGCTGTGA
- a CDS encoding glycosyltransferase family 39 protein yields MDDVDAVQAQIARNMLASGDWVTARLDGIAYLEKAPLVYWTIATSYIVFGVHDWAARIPIALAAIGLCLLTAWFGGWAFGRRAGFYAGLCLATCVGLYLFTRILIPDVMLTGTIALALLAFLRTLEEDEPHPRLWAFILAASLGVGLLLKSLIAVVFPCGAALVYLLVTRQLLLKRTWQRLHLWSGVLVVFLIAAPWHILATLRNPPYFALTLHSGPGEYHGFLWFYFINEQLLRFLNLRYPRDYNTVPRLYFWLLNLVWLFPWAVYLPATARLSYKPANRAGRARLLALCWVGFVLVFFTFSTTQEYYTMPCYPAFALLLGSAMATEGESAWLHYGTKFLAILMGLCAIAAAAILVLVRGIATPGDISSALTSHPAAYTLALGHLEDLTLRSFAYLRAPLALAAVAFLLGAIGAWFLKTKRAYLAIALMMVLFIHAARLAMAIFDPYMSSHPLAESLKQAPAGKLIVDDQYYAFSAVFFYTNRGGLLLNGRVTNLEYGSNAPGAPDVFINDTDFKKLWLSNQRYYLVAYDSALPRFRSLVGSGNLHLITQSGGQVLVTNEPPKTG; encoded by the coding sequence ATGGATGATGTGGATGCAGTACAGGCGCAGATCGCTCGCAACATGCTGGCCTCGGGCGACTGGGTAACAGCGCGCCTGGATGGCATTGCATACCTCGAAAAGGCGCCGCTCGTCTATTGGACCATAGCGACATCTTACATTGTTTTTGGAGTGCACGACTGGGCTGCCCGCATCCCGATTGCCCTGGCAGCAATTGGGCTTTGCCTGCTGACGGCCTGGTTTGGCGGGTGGGCCTTTGGGCGCCGCGCAGGTTTTTACGCGGGCTTGTGCCTGGCCACATGCGTCGGACTATATCTCTTTACAAGGATACTTATCCCCGATGTCATGTTGACGGGGACGATCGCTCTCGCACTGCTGGCGTTTCTGCGCACCCTCGAAGAAGATGAACCCCATCCGCGACTTTGGGCATTCATCCTGGCTGCAAGCCTGGGCGTGGGTCTCCTGCTGAAGAGCCTGATCGCCGTGGTTTTCCCGTGCGGTGCCGCCCTCGTGTACCTTCTCGTAACGCGCCAACTGCTGTTGAAACGAACCTGGCAGCGGCTCCATCTGTGGAGTGGAGTGCTTGTGGTTTTTCTGATCGCCGCCCCCTGGCACATACTGGCCACACTTCGAAATCCTCCCTACTTTGCCCTCACACTGCATAGCGGGCCGGGAGAGTATCACGGCTTTCTGTGGTTCTACTTTATAAACGAACAACTTCTGCGCTTCCTGAATCTGCGCTATCCGCGCGACTACAACACTGTTCCCCGCCTCTATTTCTGGCTGCTGAACCTTGTCTGGCTCTTTCCCTGGGCCGTTTACCTGCCGGCCACGGCTCGGCTTTCCTACAAGCCCGCGAATCGTGCCGGACGTGCCCGCCTGTTGGCCCTGTGCTGGGTTGGATTTGTTCTTGTTTTTTTCACGTTTTCAACGACGCAGGAATACTACACCATGCCCTGCTATCCCGCTTTTGCATTGTTGTTGGGTTCCGCCATGGCAACGGAGGGCGAAAGCGCCTGGCTGCATTACGGAACGAAGTTTCTAGCCATTCTTATGGGCCTCTGTGCGATTGCCGCTGCAGCAATCCTTGTTCTGGTCCGAGGAATTGCCACACCGGGCGATATTTCTTCGGCGCTGACAAGCCACCCAGCCGCCTACACTCTTGCCCTGGGCCATCTGGAAGACCTTACGCTGCGGTCGTTCGCGTATTTGCGCGCGCCACTGGCACTCGCAGCAGTTGCTTTCCTGCTTGGTGCAATTGGAGCGTGGTTCCTGAAAACGAAACGGGCCTATCTCGCTATTGCGTTGATGATGGTGCTCTTCATCCATGCGGCTAGATTGGCAATGGCCATTTTCGATCCTTATATGTCTTCTCACCCCCTCGCAGAATCGCTCAAGCAGGCTCCCGCGGGGAAACTGATTGTCGACGACCAGTACTACGCCTTTTCTGCTGTCTTTTTTTACACCAATCGCGGAGGGTTGCTCCTGAACGGAAGGGTGACAAATCTTGAATACGGGTCCAATGCCCCCGGGGCACCTGATGTGTTCATAAATGACACAGATTTCAAGAAGCTGTGGCTTTCAAACCAACGGTACTATTTGGTGGCATACGATTCTGCACTGCCTCGCTTCAGGAGCCTGGTGGGCTCCGGCAACCTCCACTTAATTACTCAAAGCGGTGGACAGGTGCTCGTGACCAACGAGCCTCCAAAAACCGGTTGA
- the asnB gene encoding asparagine synthase (glutamine-hydrolyzing): protein MCGITGFTRKKFEADSDRIREAVATLIHRGPDQQGVYQSNLAALGATRLKIIDLDSGDQPIVAEDGDTVIAFNGEVYNYAELRKELEGLGHRFKTRTDTETVLEAFREWDTDCFSRLRGMFAAALWTESSKRLVLARDRLGIKPLYVYRLNGDVIFGSELKSIFVHPEVERRLSLEGLNCFLSLNYVPCPWTLVEGIEKLPPGHLLEWRDGQISTQCFWRLSFQEEQRWTFETAKEQLDFLLRESMREHMISDVPLGIWLSGGIDSSTILHYAADATPSKLKTFSITFRGRSFDETDYVRQVSSHYGTDHHEFDLNPETDLASAIEEFAYFSDEPSADSGALPVWFLSKMSRQHVTVALSGEGGDELLGGYLTYVADKWAGLARRFPRFVRQAALRVAQCVPASDEKIGLDYKLKRFLEGSLLSAERAHLHWNGTFSEAEKKSFFAGADAECLDSVLRQIPPGPSTLGSLNRFLWLDQVCYLPDDILYKTDRMSMAHALEVRPPFLDHRLVEFCASLPAEFKIRGNRRKYVLEELMKGKLPPVVLRRKKIGLDIPTHDWLRGPLLELLRDTLSANAVNRTRLFRADMIQNFIRQHMERRQNLGFHLWGLMIFFLWLNKWQIQTTQIPEPRQESLEKVVTFT from the coding sequence TTGTGTGGCATTACTGGTTTTACTCGTAAGAAATTTGAAGCTGATAGTGACCGCATCCGTGAGGCTGTGGCAACGTTGATCCACAGAGGGCCTGACCAGCAAGGGGTCTACCAGTCCAATCTTGCCGCACTTGGGGCAACACGCCTCAAAATCATTGACCTTGATTCCGGCGACCAGCCCATTGTGGCCGAAGACGGCGATACCGTTATTGCCTTCAATGGTGAAGTCTACAATTATGCCGAACTCCGAAAAGAGCTGGAAGGGCTGGGGCATCGTTTCAAGACACGGACCGACACCGAAACCGTCCTCGAAGCGTTTCGGGAATGGGATACGGATTGCTTCTCGCGGCTCCGCGGGATGTTCGCAGCCGCGCTGTGGACGGAATCGAGTAAACGGCTGGTTTTGGCCCGTGACCGCCTGGGCATCAAACCGCTGTACGTATACCGCCTCAACGGTGATGTTATTTTCGGTTCTGAGCTGAAGTCCATATTCGTACATCCTGAAGTCGAGCGCCGGCTCAGCCTGGAAGGGCTCAACTGTTTTCTTTCCCTGAATTACGTGCCCTGCCCCTGGACGCTCGTGGAAGGAATTGAAAAACTCCCGCCAGGACACCTGCTCGAATGGCGCGACGGCCAGATCAGCACACAATGCTTCTGGCGCCTTTCTTTCCAGGAAGAGCAGCGTTGGACATTTGAGACCGCCAAAGAACAGCTGGATTTTCTGCTGCGCGAGTCCATGCGCGAGCACATGATTTCTGATGTGCCGCTTGGGATCTGGCTTAGCGGCGGGATTGATTCCTCCACAATCCTGCACTATGCGGCGGATGCCACTCCTTCAAAATTGAAGACATTCTCGATCACGTTCCGCGGACGGAGCTTTGACGAAACAGATTATGTCCGGCAAGTCTCTTCGCATTACGGAACCGATCATCACGAATTTGACCTGAATCCTGAAACGGACCTCGCCAGCGCAATTGAAGAGTTCGCTTACTTCTCCGATGAGCCCAGCGCCGATTCCGGCGCGCTTCCGGTCTGGTTCCTGTCCAAAATGAGCCGCCAGCATGTGACGGTCGCGCTCAGCGGCGAAGGCGGCGACGAACTTCTAGGTGGCTATCTGACCTACGTGGCGGACAAGTGGGCAGGCCTTGCGCGGCGATTTCCACGGTTCGTGCGCCAGGCCGCTCTGAGGGTCGCTCAATGCGTGCCAGCCTCCGACGAAAAAATCGGCCTCGATTACAAATTGAAGCGATTCCTGGAAGGGTCGCTTCTTTCTGCTGAAAGGGCCCACCTGCACTGGAACGGAACGTTCTCGGAAGCCGAGAAAAAATCCTTCTTCGCAGGGGCTGACGCTGAATGTCTCGACAGCGTCCTTAGACAGATTCCCCCGGGACCCAGCACGCTTGGAAGCCTGAATCGTTTCCTCTGGCTTGACCAGGTCTGCTATCTGCCGGACGACATCCTCTATAAGACCGATCGTATGAGCATGGCGCACGCGCTGGAAGTCAGACCGCCGTTCCTCGACCATCGTCTTGTTGAATTCTGCGCGTCTCTTCCGGCAGAGTTTAAAATCCGCGGAAACAGGCGAAAATACGTGTTAGAAGAGTTGATGAAGGGGAAGCTCCCACCCGTTGTGTTACGCCGGAAAAAAATAGGCCTCGATATCCCCACGCACGACTGGTTGCGCGGCCCGTTGCTGGAATTGCTGAGGGACACGCTCTCAGCCAACGCAGTCAACCGGACAAGGCTGTTTCGCGCTGATATGATCCAGAATTTCATCCGCCAACATATGGAGCGGCGCCAAAATTTGGGCTTCCATCTTTGGGGGCTGATGATATTTTTCCTTTGGTTAAATAAATGGCAGATCCAGACAACACAGATACCCGAGCCGCGTCAGGAATCCCTCGAAAAGGTCGTTACCTTTACGTAA
- the efp gene encoding elongation factor P: protein MNANDLRPGMVINHNGELFSIHKAEHRTPGNLRAFVQARMRNLRTGALSDHRFRSEDSVERAVIDEVDMQYLYSDGDMFYFMNTGTYEQYHLPREVVGDRAQYMMPDVILKIDFYDGRPIDISLPATVDLKVVETEPGIKGASATNVTKAAKMETGLVVQVPPFIDEGEVIRIDTANGSYLARAN from the coding sequence ATGAATGCAAACGATCTTCGGCCAGGAATGGTCATCAATCACAACGGCGAACTCTTTTCCATTCACAAGGCCGAACACCGCACTCCGGGCAACCTGCGCGCCTTTGTGCAGGCGCGGATGCGCAATCTGCGCACGGGCGCTTTGAGCGACCACCGTTTCCGCTCAGAAGACTCGGTTGAACGCGCGGTCATCGATGAAGTGGATATGCAATATCTCTACTCGGATGGAGATATGTTTTACTTCATGAATACCGGCACTTACGAACAGTATCATCTCCCCAGGGAAGTGGTTGGCGACCGGGCGCAATACATGATGCCAGACGTCATCCTGAAGATCGACTTTTACGATGGCCGCCCCATCGATATCTCGCTGCCTGCAACCGTTGACCTGAAGGTGGTGGAAACCGAGCCGGGCATCAAAGGCGCCTCTGCCACCAATGTGACCAAGGCTGCCAAGATGGAGACCGGTCTGGTGGTCCAGGTCCCTCCGTTTATCGATGAGGGTGAAGTGATTCGAATCGATACTGCCAACGGCTCCTACCTTGCCCGTGCTAACTAG
- a CDS encoding cupin domain-containing protein, which yields MPAIPAVNPIALKQGEGEALWFFGALAIVKATSEMTAGRVTVIEHLAPKGSGPPVHVHHREDEWFFIMEGELTFWVGGRIIEARTGSFVYGPRGIPHTFTVTSPQARSIVVNQPAGFEKFIRTLGEPAKALTIPPAGVPLPNRDRSLAAAAEFGLEILGPPGIPS from the coding sequence ATGCCTGCAATACCAGCTGTGAACCCGATCGCCCTGAAACAGGGAGAAGGAGAGGCTCTTTGGTTCTTCGGCGCTCTGGCTATCGTAAAGGCCACTAGTGAAATGACCGCCGGACGCGTGACGGTTATTGAGCATCTGGCGCCGAAGGGCTCCGGGCCGCCCGTGCACGTCCATCACCGGGAGGATGAGTGGTTCTTTATCATGGAGGGCGAATTGACCTTCTGGGTTGGCGGCAGAATCATCGAGGCAAGAACCGGCTCGTTCGTATATGGCCCACGGGGCATCCCCCACACCTTCACAGTTACATCGCCACAAGCGCGCAGCATTGTGGTCAACCAGCCGGCCGGTTTTGAAAAATTTATTCGGACGCTAGGCGAGCCAGCTAAGGCACTTACGATTCCGCCGGCAGGCGTTCCGCTGCCGAACCGGGACCGGAGCCTGGCAGCCGCGGCAGAGTTCGGGCTCGAAATACTTGGCCCGCCGGGAATCCCTTCGTAG
- a CDS encoding DUF72 domain-containing protein, whose translation MTPKAPTIRFGPAGWSYDDWNGIVYPAHRPHGFHEAEYLANFFDTIEINTTFYHPPRAEVSRSWINRVRHNPNFRFTAKLWQRFTHERTASQHDEREFKEGVAPLLEAGLLGALLMQFPWSFKNSKENREYVGGLVMQFMEYPLVLEVRHESWNKPEIYQMLHDLGVGFCNIDQPVIGRSIRPSDRTTSPIGYVRLHGRNYEHWFTSSEHPEERYDYLYGIDELESWAERIRHVAEAGEATYVITNNHFRGKAIANALQLISIIRNQPVPVPPSLISEYPALDSIAAASPGLAVPEQSSFLFGAGGTTN comes from the coding sequence ATGACCCCCAAGGCCCCCACAATCCGGTTCGGCCCAGCGGGCTGGTCTTACGACGATTGGAATGGGATTGTGTATCCGGCGCACCGGCCACATGGCTTTCACGAAGCTGAATATCTGGCCAACTTTTTTGACACGATTGAAATCAACACAACGTTTTACCATCCGCCACGCGCCGAGGTTTCGCGAAGCTGGATCAACCGCGTGCGGCACAATCCGAACTTCCGGTTCACTGCCAAATTATGGCAACGGTTCACGCATGAACGGACGGCCAGCCAGCATGATGAGAGAGAGTTCAAAGAAGGCGTTGCGCCGCTTCTCGAAGCAGGATTGCTGGGGGCGCTGCTGATGCAGTTTCCTTGGTCATTCAAGAACAGCAAGGAGAACCGGGAATACGTTGGCGGGCTGGTGATGCAGTTCATGGAGTACCCGCTGGTCCTGGAAGTTCGGCATGAGTCGTGGAACAAGCCGGAAATCTACCAGATGCTCCACGATCTTGGCGTGGGTTTTTGCAACATTGACCAGCCGGTGATCGGGCGGTCCATCCGGCCGAGTGACCGCACCACGTCCCCCATCGGATACGTTCGCCTCCACGGCCGGAACTACGAGCACTGGTTCACATCCAGCGAGCATCCCGAAGAGCGTTACGACTATCTCTACGGCATAGACGAACTCGAAAGCTGGGCTGAACGGATCAGGCACGTTGCGGAAGCAGGCGAGGCAACCTACGTCATCACCAACAACCACTTCCGGGGAAAGGCGATTGCCAACGCCCTTCAGTTGATCAGCATCATCCGGAACCAGCCTGTGCCCGTTCCTCCATCGTTGATCAGCGAGTATCCTGCGCTCGATAGCATCGCAGCCGCTTCACCCGGCCTTGCTGTGCCGGAACAATCCAGCTTCCTGTTCGGGGCCGGTGGAACGACCAATTGA